A window of the Isosphaera pallida ATCC 43644 genome harbors these coding sequences:
- a CDS encoding acyltransferase, giving the protein MSSLTRLRRFLATADHPAARLVRSLRRGVRTFHLPAPRLVVVPLANLYLVCRETWAFLLRVLVCEPYFKAFCTRYGRNLRTGEFLHYVTGRGVIEIGDDVTLDGKIDIAFASRFSDRPTLRIGDRTGLGHQCRLVIARAITIGSDCRIAGGVVLFDSSGHPSDPQRRRAGEPPGPEDVKPIVVEDNVWIGMNATIFPGVTLGEGSVVATGSVVMADVPPYTMVAGNPARKVAKLDPPPDSQQVDPTPLHVAQPVP; this is encoded by the coding sequence GTGTCCTCCCTGACCCGCTTGCGCCGCTTCCTGGCCACCGCCGACCATCCCGCCGCCCGCCTGGTACGCTCACTGAGGCGCGGGGTGCGAACGTTCCACCTGCCAGCCCCCCGCCTGGTGGTGGTTCCGTTGGCGAATTTGTATCTAGTGTGCCGAGAGACGTGGGCGTTTCTTCTGCGGGTGCTGGTGTGCGAGCCATACTTCAAGGCGTTCTGCACCCGCTACGGCCGCAACCTCCGCACTGGGGAGTTTCTGCACTACGTCACCGGGCGGGGTGTCATCGAGATTGGCGACGATGTTACTTTAGATGGAAAGATCGACATCGCCTTCGCGTCGCGGTTTTCCGATCGGCCTACTTTGAGGATCGGCGATCGCACCGGTTTGGGTCATCAGTGTCGTCTGGTGATCGCCCGCGCCATTACGATCGGCTCGGATTGCCGCATCGCCGGAGGGGTCGTCCTGTTCGATTCCAGCGGCCATCCCTCCGACCCCCAACGCCGTCGTGCCGGGGAACCACCTGGTCCCGAGGACGTCAAACCGATCGTGGTGGAGGACAATGTGTGGATCGGAATGAACGCCACCATCTTCCCGGGCGTCACTTTGGGCGAAGGGAGCGTTGTGGCGACCGGCTCAGTGGTCATGGCCGACGTTCCCCCTTATACTATGGTCGCGGGGAATCCGGCTCGCAAGGTGGCCAAGCTCGATCCTCCCCCGGATTCCCAGCAGGTCGATCCCACACCGCTTCACGTCGCCCAACCAGTTCCTTGA
- a CDS encoding acyl carrier protein, which produces MRTTPPISGSAVADDLLSQVADEVRRAAKLPADRIMQPSSRLVEDLGIDSLDLVGVMLQVQDRFGVEIDDDDVVKLTTLEALTTYVAQRLPQV; this is translated from the coding sequence ATGAGGACCACGCCCCCGATTTCCGGCTCCGCCGTCGCCGACGACCTCTTATCTCAGGTGGCCGACGAGGTTCGACGCGCCGCCAAGCTGCCAGCCGATCGGATCATGCAACCCTCCAGCCGCCTCGTCGAGGACCTGGGGATCGACTCGCTGGACCTGGTGGGAGTGATGCTTCAAGTCCAGGACCGCTTTGGCGTTGAAATCGACGACGACGACGTGGTGAAGCTGACCACTCTGGAGGCGCTGACCACCTACGTCGCTCAACGTTTGCCCCAGGTGTGA
- a CDS encoding beta-ketoacyl-[acyl-carrier-protein] synthase family protein, producing the protein MGDQAGRGQGGRVFVVGLGAVTCLGSTLEETWAGLIAGRSGLKRHESMPRDRFLQDIAGVVETFQPGPAEMIGEAAKLEVRSIHFALEAAREAWRDAGLHERQTPSRDSFDPDRVGVLVGSALGGMDLFENEVAKAAKRTTLAVSPYLIPGLIINQEAGQIARQLGVFGPGFAPANACASGGHAVALGGMMIRAGEIDLALCGASESALTPMIVNGFATMKALYAGKPGDRAESDPSQASRPFSGDRAGFVLAEGAGMIVLASETAVERMGLRPHAELLAWAVNSDGHHMAMPHGARIEACLRTALDRSGLEPEAIGHYNAHGTSTKVNDRVETQAIKAVFGSAVSNLAVASIKGALGHALGAASAIEAAVAVRSLSQGIVPPTLNYQPDPELDLDFVPHQARRIDLSAVMSASFGFGGTNNALIFGRIAS; encoded by the coding sequence ATGGGCGATCAGGCGGGACGTGGGCAAGGCGGCCGGGTTTTTGTGGTGGGCCTCGGAGCCGTGACCTGCCTCGGGTCCACTTTGGAGGAGACCTGGGCCGGACTGATTGCCGGACGCTCTGGCCTCAAGCGTCATGAGTCGATGCCACGCGACCGTTTTCTCCAGGACATCGCCGGAGTCGTCGAGACGTTTCAACCTGGTCCTGCCGAGATGATCGGCGAGGCGGCCAAGCTTGAAGTCCGCTCGATCCACTTTGCGCTGGAGGCCGCCCGCGAAGCCTGGCGCGACGCCGGTTTGCACGAGCGCCAGACCCCATCCCGCGACAGCTTCGACCCCGATCGGGTCGGCGTGCTGGTCGGCTCAGCGCTGGGCGGCATGGATCTGTTCGAGAACGAGGTCGCCAAAGCAGCTAAACGAACCACGTTGGCGGTCAGTCCCTACCTGATCCCCGGTCTAATTATCAATCAGGAGGCCGGTCAAATCGCGCGGCAGCTTGGGGTCTTCGGGCCGGGATTCGCTCCGGCCAACGCCTGTGCTTCGGGAGGACACGCGGTTGCGTTAGGCGGCATGATGATTCGGGCCGGCGAAATCGATCTGGCGTTGTGCGGCGCGTCGGAAAGCGCGCTCACGCCGATGATCGTCAATGGGTTTGCCACCATGAAGGCACTCTACGCAGGCAAGCCGGGGGATCGGGCCGAGTCCGACCCGTCGCAGGCGTCGCGTCCCTTCAGCGGCGATCGGGCCGGATTCGTGTTGGCCGAAGGGGCCGGCATGATCGTACTGGCTTCCGAAACCGCGGTCGAGCGGATGGGCTTGCGACCCCACGCCGAGTTGCTGGCCTGGGCGGTCAACAGCGACGGCCACCACATGGCGATGCCGCACGGCGCTCGCATCGAGGCCTGTCTGCGAACTGCGCTGGACCGTTCTGGTCTGGAGCCGGAGGCGATTGGCCATTACAACGCCCACGGCACCAGCACCAAGGTCAACGACCGGGTCGAAACCCAAGCGATCAAAGCGGTGTTCGGTTCGGCGGTTTCCAACCTGGCGGTCGCGTCGATCAAGGGAGCGCTGGGTCACGCTTTGGGGGCGGCCTCGGCGATCGAAGCCGCCGTGGCGGTGCGTTCGCTCAGCCAGGGGATCGTGCCGCCGACATTGAATTATCAGCCCGACCCCGAACTCGACCTGGATTTCGTGCCTCACCAGGCTCGTCGAATCGACCTGTCCGCCGTGATGTCAGCCTCCTTCGGCTTCGGCGGCACCAACAACGCCCTGATCTTCGGAAGGATTGCGTCATGA
- a CDS encoding acyl carrier protein, with protein sequence MIKRLGKLESLDPSVDFYEAGFSSINALQLLTELEDRFKVTLADDDFIAARTAVALRDLIDAQRR encoded by the coding sequence ATGATCAAACGCCTTGGCAAGCTCGAATCCCTTGATCCTTCAGTCGATTTTTACGAGGCTGGGTTTAGCTCGATCAACGCTCTTCAACTGTTGACCGAACTCGAGGATCGCTTCAAGGTAACCCTCGCCGACGACGACTTCATCGCGGCCCGCACGGCGGTTGCGCTTCGCGACCTGATTGATGCTCAACGCCGTTGA
- a CDS encoding lysophospholipid acyltransferase family protein: MRRHGLNFRKFLLRFTFPFLKRLEPRQASRSLSAIGRWEYRHLASVRLRFDRAVEAGKAHFQTDWDVVETARELAGYHIRFRTRDLLLDGLDDERARSVFEIEGREHLDEALAQRRGVILLSNHYGGNLMQAHWMIREGYPLRMYMERPRRVSRLMSNYFDQDGPLGQKKMFISRKMEPAEAAASVLKASKALRAGMVVMMASDVQWIDSHTAEVEFLGKRFRFSTTWVTLAAMSGAPVVQVFSHLEPDGASRLEFLPALSVPPEALRANPTPWMRLALVEIERRVAASPLNSNDYFFWLSDPDISVSAAALQHVERH; the protein is encoded by the coding sequence ATGCGGCGTCATGGTTTGAACTTCCGTAAATTTTTGTTGCGGTTCACCTTTCCTTTCCTGAAGCGGTTGGAGCCACGGCAAGCATCGCGTTCGCTCTCGGCGATTGGGCGTTGGGAATATCGCCATCTCGCGTCGGTGCGTTTGCGATTCGATCGCGCTGTCGAGGCGGGCAAAGCCCACTTCCAAACCGACTGGGACGTAGTCGAGACCGCGCGAGAGTTGGCGGGCTACCACATCCGGTTCCGCACCCGCGACCTTCTGCTGGACGGTCTGGACGACGAGCGGGCGCGGAGCGTCTTTGAGATCGAGGGTCGGGAACATCTCGACGAAGCGCTGGCGCAACGCCGAGGTGTCATCCTGCTGAGCAACCACTACGGCGGCAATCTCATGCAGGCTCATTGGATGATCCGCGAAGGTTATCCCCTGCGGATGTATATGGAGCGTCCGCGTCGGGTGTCGCGGCTCATGAGCAACTACTTCGACCAGGATGGACCACTGGGTCAGAAAAAGATGTTCATTTCCCGCAAGATGGAGCCGGCGGAGGCGGCCGCCTCGGTCCTCAAGGCGTCGAAAGCGCTTCGGGCCGGAATGGTGGTCATGATGGCTTCGGACGTGCAGTGGATCGACTCGCACACCGCCGAGGTCGAGTTCCTGGGAAAGCGATTCCGGTTTTCGACGACGTGGGTAACTCTGGCGGCGATGAGTGGCGCTCCGGTTGTTCAGGTTTTCAGCCACTTGGAGCCTGACGGGGCATCGCGACTGGAATTCCTTCCGGCCCTTTCCGTTCCTCCCGAAGCGCTTCGAGCCAACCCCACGCCGTGGATGCGTTTAGCTCTCGTCGAAATCGAGCGACGGGTGGCCGCCTCCCCGCTCAACAGCAACGATTATTTCTTCTGGCTTTCCGACCCGGATATCTCGGTCTCCGCCGCCGCGCTGCAACACGTCGAACGTCACTGA